The Brevinematales bacterium genome window below encodes:
- a CDS encoding 30S ribosomal protein S18: MKAESDAPFSETPDEVEVERDFRRGGGGGGGDKKKFFYTKKVCKFCTKQIDEKNIDYKNIELMRKFVMPSGKIVPRRINGSCARHQRRVSEEIKKARIIALLPFLDR; encoded by the coding sequence ATGAAGGCCGAGTCCGATGCGCCGTTCTCGGAAACCCCCGACGAAGTGGAAGTCGAAAGAGATTTCCGCAGAGGCGGCGGAGGTGGCGGCGGAGACAAGAAGAAATTTTTCTACACTAAGAAAGTATGTAAGTTCTGCACGAAGCAGATTGACGAAAAAAATATCGATTATAAGAATATCGAACTGATGCGGAAGTTTGTGATGCCAAGCGGAAAGATTGTTCCCCGCCGTATCAATGGTAGCTGCGCGCGCCATCAGCGCCGTGTCTCCGAGGAGATCAAGAAGGCAAGAATAATTGCATTATTGCCGTTCTTAGACCGCTAA
- a CDS encoding 50S ribosomal protein L9 produces MKVILLENVVGLGRAGDIKNVRDGYARNYLLPTRSAELATKKTEEVILKMREKLAKKAAAMFETAKQQKDALELVTLEIKAKAGEEEKLFGSVTGAQIADALKEQGYDVDKKKLVMEHIKTLGEHTIKIKLDEGVTAIVKVNVVKES; encoded by the coding sequence ATGAAGGTTATACTTTTAGAGAATGTCGTGGGGCTTGGCAGAGCCGGAGATATAAAGAATGTTCGTGACGGATACGCGAGAAACTACCTTTTACCGACGAGAAGCGCGGAACTCGCCACCAAAAAGACGGAAGAAGTGATTCTCAAGATGAGGGAAAAACTCGCGAAGAAAGCCGCGGCGATGTTCGAAACCGCCAAACAGCAGAAAGATGCATTGGAACTGGTTACTCTCGAAATCAAAGCGAAGGCCGGCGAAGAGGAAAAACTTTTCGGTTCCGTCACCGGCGCGCAGATTGCCGACGCCCTGAAAGAACAGGGTTATGATGTGGATAAGAAAAAACTCGTCATGGAGCACATCAAGACTTTGGGCGAGCATACGATTAAAATCAAGCTTGACGAAGGTGTAACTGCTATTGTTAAAGTGAATGTTGTTAAGGAATCATAA
- the rpsF gene encoding 30S ribosomal protein S6 — MNRKYEIAFLLREGESAENAIVRIKDNLDKHQSAVTKEDKMGLRDLAYEIRKKREKFHRAMYYFVKADARIESLPEIERIFKLDEDIIRYMILLED; from the coding sequence ATGAATAGGAAGTATGAAATCGCTTTTCTGCTGCGTGAAGGCGAATCCGCCGAAAACGCGATCGTGCGCATCAAGGACAATCTTGACAAGCACCAGTCCGCTGTTACTAAGGAAGACAAAATGGGTCTTCGCGATCTGGCTTATGAAATCCGAAAAAAACGTGAAAAGTTCCACAGAGCTATGTACTACTTTGTGAAAGCCGACGCGCGTATCGAATCTCTCCCTGAAATCGAGCGTATCTTCAAGCTGGATGAGGATATCATCCGCTACATGATTCTCCTGGAGGACTAG
- a CDS encoding ABC transporter permease, with protein sequence MLKKLKDFFIELGHFFSFFIEALREFPSNIRHPIEIIKNIWSVGVMSIPIIVATSFCVGLILGMQLGNGMERIIAGTAQYMSGALAVSTVLELGPIFSALILVSRVCSSVTAQIGTMKVTEQIDALRTLSVNPIGYLVTPRIIAGMISLPILGSMSILATMFGGWIMLGSVHGVDTTTYLMWSQLFLKVRYVWESITKMTVLGGMLLAVSTYHGFYTSGGAVGVGNSTIKSVVTSSFLVILIDYVMSSIFSYIK encoded by the coding sequence GTGCTTAAAAAGTTAAAAGATTTTTTTATCGAGCTGGGACATTTTTTTTCTTTTTTTATCGAAGCGCTTAGGGAATTTCCCAGTAATATTCGTCACCCCATAGAAATAATAAAAAATATCTGGTCGGTCGGGGTGATGTCTATCCCGATTATTGTCGCCACATCGTTCTGTGTCGGCTTGATTCTCGGGATGCAGCTCGGTAACGGGATGGAAAGAATTATCGCCGGAACCGCCCAGTATATGAGTGGAGCGCTGGCGGTATCCACTGTTCTGGAACTCGGCCCCATCTTTTCGGCGCTGATACTGGTCAGCCGGGTATGCTCGTCCGTGACCGCTCAGATCGGAACGATGAAAGTCACCGAGCAGATCGACGCGTTACGTACATTGTCGGTCAACCCCATCGGGTATCTGGTTACTCCCCGTATCATCGCCGGAATGATTTCCCTGCCGATATTAGGATCTATGTCCATTCTCGCGACTATGTTCGGCGGGTGGATCATGCTGGGTTCGGTGCATGGGGTCGATACTACGACCTACCTGATGTGGTCGCAGCTTTTCCTGAAGGTACGTTACGTATGGGAGTCGATCACGAAGATGACGGTACTCGGCGGAATGCTTCTCGCGGTGAGCACCTATCACGGGTTTTATACGTCGGGCGGCGCGGTCGGAGTAGGGAACTCTACTATTAAATCGGTTGTCACGAGCAGCTTCCTTGTAATCCTGATCGATTATGTGATGAGCTCGATATTTTCATATATTAAATAA
- a CDS encoding single-stranded DNA-binding protein, giving the protein MAWDINRVIVVGRVASDIELKHTQNGKSVANFRVAVGGMPKPDGTDNVSFFQVVVWGKTAENCQQYLAKGKQIGIDGRLDQRSWQAQDGSRRSTVEIVADRVEFLGSNTSSQGGSSPYRAPDKAPKEQQGGFQDSASQFYDNTDADYDSFNSDPIDMTDDPNDPQF; this is encoded by the coding sequence ATGGCCTGGGATATTAACCGGGTAATCGTAGTCGGCCGGGTTGCGAGCGATATCGAACTGAAACATACGCAGAACGGGAAATCCGTCGCGAATTTCCGCGTCGCGGTCGGCGGTATGCCGAAACCCGACGGCACGGATAATGTTTCGTTCTTTCAGGTAGTGGTATGGGGCAAGACCGCCGAGAACTGTCAGCAGTACCTTGCGAAAGGGAAGCAGATAGGTATCGACGGGCGTCTCGACCAACGCTCATGGCAGGCACAGGACGGATCCCGCAGGAGCACAGTAGAAATCGTAGCCGACCGCGTGGAGTTCCTCGGATCGAACACGTCGTCACAGGGCGGGTCAAGCCCGTACCGTGCGCCCGATAAGGCTCCGAAGGAACAGCAGGGCGGATTTCAGGATTCCGCGTCTCAGTTCTACGATAACACCGATGCGGATTATGACAGCTTTAATTCGGATCCGATCGATATGACCGACGATCCGAACGACCCACAATTTTAA
- a CDS encoding MCE family protein, translating into MQKKEKINFVGIGIFIFMGIVLFGFIIFFAGKYGYKIGGGYKLNIIYKFVNNLSPGQKVSIAGGMEIGSVDDIRLEGDHLVASIKIEGKYKINREATFHIFSTSLVGMQYININGYNPDSTDFYLPDEYIRGNDPFEMSSLMEMFGNALGSSMTSTNGQDVLSKIGKMFQDTGELIASLNDIVRNSQKNVESTLKNLDIAMASTANVMKKLENTTEKLNELTVKISDAVGAVDKDKVSAIVGNLNSAVNDLKNFSTTLNDMTKDKTGALSLLKDKEVTEKLKSMIINLEQFSKILKDNPNAIIFGK; encoded by the coding sequence GTGCAGAAAAAAGAAAAAATCAATTTTGTAGGGATAGGGATATTCATCTTTATGGGAATCGTCCTATTTGGCTTTATCATCTTTTTTGCCGGGAAATACGGGTACAAGATCGGCGGCGGGTACAAACTGAATATTATCTATAAGTTTGTCAATAACCTTTCACCCGGCCAGAAAGTATCGATTGCCGGCGGTATGGAGATCGGGAGTGTGGACGATATCCGTCTGGAAGGCGATCACCTGGTCGCGTCCATCAAGATCGAAGGAAAGTATAAGATAAACCGAGAGGCGACATTCCATATCTTTTCCACCAGTCTCGTGGGGATGCAGTATATCAATATCAACGGGTATAACCCGGATTCGACCGATTTTTATTTGCCCGACGAGTATATACGCGGTAACGATCCGTTTGAAATGTCCAGTCTGATGGAGATGTTCGGTAACGCTTTGGGGAGCTCGATGACGTCCACTAACGGGCAGGACGTGCTGAGCAAGATCGGGAAAATGTTTCAGGATACCGGCGAACTGATCGCGTCATTGAACGATATAGTACGCAATAGCCAGAAGAATGTGGAATCGACGCTGAAAAATCTCGATATCGCGATGGCGTCTACTGCCAATGTGATGAAGAAACTCGAGAATACGACTGAAAAACTCAACGAGCTTACCGTGAAAATCTCCGATGCGGTCGGCGCTGTTGACAAGGATAAAGTCAGCGCGATCGTGGGTAATCTCAACTCGGCGGTGAATGACCTCAAGAATTTTAGTACGACCCTGAATGATATGACTAAGGATAAGACCGGGGCGTTGTCGCTTCTGAAAGATAAAGAAGTTACGGAGAAACTGAAAAGCATGATCATCAACCTCGAGCAATTCAGTAAAATCCTAAAAGATAATCCCAACGCGATTATCTTCGGGAAGTAG
- a CDS encoding rhomboid family intramembrane serine protease produces MIPLREYAGSQKFPAVNYGIIALTVIVFLLELTGGFSQEIFARYGVVPSLIGGAFFAECFRFVTSIFIHADIWHIAGNLLFLWVFGEHIEEFLGHGRYLLFFLTAGIAGGLLHSLIYPYSAIPLIGASGAISGVMALYMLYFPKMKITVLLLFVFLVRIPAIAFISIWIVFQIWNGWMSLRMPEIGGTAYLAHIGGIAYGFIFAVFWGNKIRKQWLKRMARKAKNRNVRSAV; encoded by the coding sequence ATGATACCGTTACGGGAGTACGCAGGGTCTCAGAAATTTCCCGCGGTTAATTACGGAATTATCGCCCTGACGGTGATCGTATTCCTGCTGGAGTTGACCGGCGGGTTTTCTCAGGAGATTTTCGCCCGATACGGAGTCGTACCGTCTTTAATAGGTGGCGCGTTCTTCGCCGAATGTTTTCGCTTTGTTACCTCGATATTCATTCATGCCGATATTTGGCATATCGCGGGAAATCTCCTTTTCCTGTGGGTGTTCGGGGAGCATATCGAGGAATTCCTCGGGCATGGCAGATACCTGCTGTTTTTCCTTACCGCGGGTATCGCGGGGGGACTTTTACATAGTCTGATTTATCCCTATTCGGCGATACCGTTGATAGGGGCGAGCGGGGCGATTTCCGGGGTTATGGCGCTTTATATGCTCTATTTCCCGAAGATGAAGATTACCGTTCTGTTATTATTTGTTTTTTTAGTAAGGATACCCGCGATTGCGTTTATCTCCATCTGGATAGTATTCCAGATATGGAACGGGTGGATGTCTTTACGGATGCCGGAAATCGGCGGTACCGCATACCTCGCGCATATCGGGGGGATCGCATACGGGTTTATATTTGCGGTCTTCTGGGGAAATAAAATCCGTAAGCAATGGTTAAAAAGAATGGCAAGGAAAGCTAAAAATAGAAATGTAAGGAGCGCTGTATGA
- a CDS encoding ATP-binding cassette domain-containing protein: MSTKTAKKPIVELYGIKKSLGGKVILDGIDLTIYEGETFVIIGQSGVGKSVTLKIIIGLMDPDEGEVYIMGENMTNATENQWTEKRKHFGMLFQGGALFDSLTVGQNILFSLDHIRHELTEEEKIDKILHSLEIVGLPDTEDIMPAELSGGMMKRVALARAIVASPEIVLFDEPTTGLDPIMTANINELIVSVKEKIKTTYIVVTHDIKSAKYVSDRIGMVYKGKLVFLGTAKELENSKDPLIRQFIEGNSQGPITEEYMQAIERIKRHETAAKNR, translated from the coding sequence TTGAGTACGAAAACGGCAAAGAAGCCGATAGTCGAACTTTACGGGATTAAAAAAAGCCTCGGCGGGAAAGTAATTCTCGACGGTATCGACCTCACGATATACGAGGGCGAGACGTTTGTCATCATCGGACAGAGCGGCGTCGGAAAAAGCGTAACCCTGAAAATCATCATCGGCCTCATGGATCCCGACGAGGGCGAAGTGTATATCATGGGCGAGAATATGACGAACGCGACCGAGAATCAATGGACGGAGAAGCGCAAGCATTTCGGGATGCTGTTCCAGGGCGGCGCGTTGTTCGATTCGCTGACGGTCGGCCAGAATATACTGTTTTCTCTGGATCATATCCGGCATGAATTGACCGAAGAGGAAAAAATCGATAAAATATTGCACTCGCTGGAAATAGTAGGGCTTCCCGATACCGAGGACATTATGCCGGCGGAACTTTCCGGGGGTATGATGAAACGCGTCGCGCTCGCGAGGGCGATTGTGGCATCCCCGGAGATTGTACTGTTCGACGAACCGACTACGGGTCTCGATCCGATTATGACCGCCAATATCAACGAATTGATCGTATCGGTCAAAGAGAAGATAAAGACCACCTATATTGTGGTGACGCACGATATAAAGAGCGCTAAATATGTTTCCGACAGGATCGGAATGGTGTATAAGGGTAAACTGGTGTTTCTCGGTACTGCGAAGGAGCTCGAGAATTCGAAGGATCCGCTGATCAGGCAGTTTATCGAGGGTAATTCACAGGGGCCGATCACGGAAGAATATATGCAGGCGATAGAAAGAATTAAGCGGCATGAAACAGCCGCGAAAAATCGATAG
- a CDS encoding HlyC/CorC family transporter, with the protein MKTEEIISLILIVVLLILSAFFSSTETALFSLDAIQLRKMRRNRGFKRIKQLLGESSTLLITLLLGNTMVNVALSSLMEEQIKVDNYVIQTVIVTAILLFIGEISPKAVAINFKEPVAVFNSRLIYPLFLILKPITRPITALSHLILKGLDKFVPDDDSKDEDHLAALLSMVSKEAFLADEEKKLVESVLKFTQKNVENIMTPRNSLISVNENSPVKKAIDILHSGKHSKIPVYSKTDDNIIGVIGLSHVFPYLFKISFINVLLVQEIMEPMYFVPPTKKLSEMLEDFQTRNIQMATVVDEYGSALGIVTIADVLGEIAGEIIDESFDIQRKVLPISQKRFLVAGDISIDDFNEYFGTRISSEEFDSLAGYLIEIAGDLPPAGYSAEIEKLNVTVRDRSKNRIDKFIVEKQ; encoded by the coding sequence ATGAAGACTGAAGAAATAATATCGCTGATACTGATAGTTGTACTTCTAATACTCTCCGCGTTTTTTTCTTCCACCGAAACAGCGCTCTTTTCGCTCGATGCGATTCAGCTTCGGAAAATGCGGCGGAATCGCGGATTTAAACGCATAAAACAATTGTTAGGAGAAAGTTCCACCCTTCTGATTACCCTTCTTTTAGGGAATACGATGGTGAATGTCGCTTTGTCGTCGCTGATGGAAGAACAGATTAAGGTCGATAACTATGTTATTCAGACTGTTATCGTCACGGCGATACTGCTATTTATCGGCGAGATTTCCCCGAAAGCGGTCGCGATCAATTTTAAAGAGCCGGTCGCCGTATTCAATTCGCGTCTCATATACCCGTTATTTTTAATTCTCAAACCGATTACCCGTCCTATTACCGCGCTGTCCCATCTTATCCTGAAGGGGCTGGATAAATTCGTACCGGACGACGATTCGAAGGATGAGGATCATCTCGCGGCGCTTCTGAGCATGGTCTCGAAGGAGGCGTTTTTAGCCGACGAGGAAAAGAAGCTGGTAGAAAGCGTATTGAAATTCACTCAGAAGAACGTAGAAAATATTATGACGCCGCGAAACAGTCTTATATCGGTGAACGAGAACTCGCCTGTAAAAAAGGCCATCGATATCCTGCATTCCGGCAAGCATTCGAAAATCCCGGTCTATTCGAAGACGGACGATAATATTATCGGGGTCATCGGCCTGTCTCATGTTTTTCCTTATTTATTTAAAATCTCGTTCATCAACGTCCTTCTTGTGCAGGAAATAATGGAGCCGATGTACTTTGTCCCGCCGACAAAAAAACTCTCCGAGATGCTGGAGGATTTCCAGACAAGGAATATCCAGATGGCGACTGTTGTCGACGAGTACGGGAGCGCCCTCGGGATAGTGACTATCGCCGACGTGCTTGGGGAAATCGCCGGGGAAATTATCGATGAAAGTTTCGATATTCAGAGAAAGGTTCTGCCGATATCGCAGAAGCGTTTTCTTGTCGCGGGGGATATTTCTATAGACGATTTTAACGAATACTTCGGGACAAGGATTTCCAGCGAGGAGTTCGACTCGCTCGCGGGTTATCTGATCGAGATCGCGGGAGACCTTCCGCCCGCAGGGTACTCCGCCGAGATTGAAAAACTGAACGTTACCGTACGCGACCGTTCCAAGAACCGTATCGACAAGTTCATTGTGGAGAAGCAGTAA
- a CDS encoding NAD(P)H-dependent oxidoreductase produces the protein MTVSLIVAHPNIESFNFGIAERVKNTLGEYRHQVYFHDLYRENFDPLIRYDEIPKTGGVDPVLKQYCGELAESDGIVVIHPNWWGQPPAILKGWVDRVIRPGIAYEFEEGDTGEGVPRGLLRAHTAIVLNTSNTSSEREDSVFGDPLERIWKDCIFGLCGVTKFVRRMFRVVVTSTADEREDWLKEAETIIRENFGE, from the coding sequence ATGACTGTTTCGCTGATAGTCGCGCATCCTAACATCGAGAGTTTCAATTTCGGTATCGCCGAACGGGTAAAAAATACCCTCGGGGAATACCGCCATCAAGTATATTTTCACGATCTGTACCGCGAGAACTTCGACCCGCTGATCCGGTATGACGAAATCCCGAAAACCGGCGGGGTCGACCCTGTTTTGAAACAATACTGCGGCGAGCTTGCTGAGTCCGACGGGATAGTCGTTATCCACCCGAACTGGTGGGGACAGCCTCCCGCCATACTCAAAGGATGGGTCGACCGGGTGATACGTCCCGGTATCGCGTACGAGTTCGAGGAAGGCGACACCGGCGAGGGTGTGCCACGCGGCCTGCTCAGGGCGCATACCGCAATTGTATTGAATACATCAAATACCTCGTCCGAAAGGGAGGACAGCGTATTCGGCGACCCTCTCGAAAGGATATGGAAGGACTGCATCTTCGGGTTGTGCGGAGTGACAAAGTTCGTCCGGCGGATGTTCAGGGTGGTGGTGACCAGTACCGCGGACGAGCGTGAAGATTGGCTGAAGGAAGCGGAAACAATAATCAGGGAAAACTTCGGAGAGTAA
- a CDS encoding DegT/DnrJ/EryC1/StrS family aminotransferase, which yields MNFIDLKRQYHEYKTEIDKKIADVIDNTRFIMGKELKDLEAELAAYVGAKHGIGVASGTDALLVPLASYGVGPGDEVITTPFTFIATVEVISFLGATPVFVDIDPDDYNIDISKIESKITKKTKGIIPVSLYGQTPDLDKINAIAKKHGIFVLEDGAQSFGAIYKGKKSCGLTDVAGTSFYPSKPLGCYGDGGMIFTSDDALAEKMRMIMNHGSSQNYVHKYVGINARMDTVQAAVLLAKFAHFENECDTRMRLGARYTELLSGGKVITPKVSSTTGRHVYAQYSIRVKNRDGLKEALAKDSIPTAVHYPKPIHLQEAYQSLGHQAGDFPVSEQVSNEIISLPMHPFLTDDEQKLVAGKILGAVS from the coding sequence ATGAATTTTATCGATTTAAAGCGTCAGTATCATGAATACAAGACGGAGATCGACAAGAAGATCGCCGACGTTATAGATAATACCCGTTTCATCATGGGTAAAGAACTGAAGGATTTGGAGGCCGAGCTTGCGGCGTATGTCGGAGCGAAGCACGGTATCGGGGTAGCATCCGGTACGGACGCCCTTCTCGTACCGCTCGCGTCTTATGGCGTAGGCCCCGGCGACGAGGTAATTACCACCCCGTTCACGTTTATCGCCACTGTCGAGGTGATATCGTTCCTCGGCGCGACCCCTGTGTTTGTGGACATCGACCCCGACGATTACAATATCGATATATCTAAGATAGAGTCGAAGATCACGAAAAAGACGAAGGGCATTATCCCCGTCTCGTTGTACGGCCAGACGCCCGACCTCGATAAAATCAACGCGATCGCTAAGAAGCACGGGATATTCGTGCTCGAGGACGGCGCGCAATCGTTCGGCGCAATCTACAAGGGTAAAAAATCCTGCGGGCTTACCGACGTCGCGGGGACGTCGTTCTATCCGTCGAAACCGTTGGGATGCTACGGCGACGGCGGCATGATCTTCACTAGTGACGACGCGCTTGCGGAAAAGATGCGCATGATCATGAATCACGGTTCCTCCCAGAATTATGTACATAAATATGTGGGCATCAACGCGCGTATGGATACGGTACAGGCGGCGGTACTGCTCGCAAAGTTCGCGCATTTCGAGAATGAGTGCGATACCCGGATGCGGCTCGGCGCGCGTTATACGGAACTCCTTTCCGGCGGTAAGGTGATTACTCCTAAAGTATCCTCCACTACCGGCAGGCATGTTTACGCGCAGTATTCGATACGGGTGAAAAACCGCGACGGGCTTAAAGAAGCCTTAGCGAAGGACTCGATCCCGACCGCGGTGCATTACCCGAAACCTATTCATCTTCAGGAGGCGTACCAGAGTCTCGGGCATCAGGCGGGAGATTTCCCGGTGAGCGAACAGGTGTCCAACGAAATTATCTCACTGCCGATGCACCCGTTCCTGACCGACGACGAGCAGAAATTGGTCGCCGGGAAAATTTTAGGGGCTGTTTCATAA
- a CDS encoding phosphoribosylformylglycinamidine cyclo-ligase, whose amino-acid sequence MDYRSAGVDIGKADGLIGDVKRAAQSTYTPGVLSGVGGFGACFAVPPGYKEPVMVSSTDGVGTKILLARSLDDYSGMGYDLVAMNADDVICAGAKPLFFIDYIAVGKLEEKQYLSIIESIAAACRENDIALIGGETAELPGMYPPGEFDLAGFTVGVAERSELLDAKNVKTGDTVIGLMSSGFHSNGFSLVRKVVETAKLDLKKDYGFGSLGKALIAPTRIYCKVLGETLAEFGKTVRGIAHITGGGVPGNLNRVLPENADAEIDTASWKVPPAVEFIVEKGGIDRDESFRVFNMGIGMAVVCETAKAEDIRGFLKGKGFESAIIGKIIPGDGKVILK is encoded by the coding sequence ATGGATTATCGTTCGGCGGGAGTAGATATCGGGAAGGCGGACGGGCTGATCGGCGACGTCAAACGCGCGGCACAGTCCACCTATACGCCCGGCGTATTGAGCGGGGTCGGCGGATTCGGCGCGTGTTTCGCGGTGCCGCCCGGGTATAAGGAGCCGGTGATGGTTTCGTCCACCGACGGGGTCGGGACGAAGATACTCCTCGCGCGGAGTTTGGACGACTACTCCGGTATGGGCTACGACCTGGTCGCGATGAACGCGGACGATGTGATCTGCGCCGGCGCGAAACCGTTATTTTTTATCGATTATATCGCGGTCGGGAAGCTCGAAGAAAAACAGTATCTGTCTATAATAGAAAGTATCGCGGCGGCGTGCCGCGAGAACGATATCGCGCTGATCGGCGGGGAGACCGCCGAGCTTCCGGGGATGTACCCGCCGGGCGAGTTCGATCTCGCGGGATTTACCGTCGGGGTCGCCGAACGCTCGGAACTGCTCGATGCGAAAAATGTGAAGACCGGCGATACGGTGATCGGCCTCATGTCCTCGGGATTCCACAGTAACGGGTTTTCCCTCGTGCGGAAGGTTGTCGAGACCGCGAAACTCGACCTGAAGAAGGACTACGGTTTCGGCTCGCTCGGTAAGGCGCTGATCGCCCCCACGCGGATATACTGTAAAGTACTCGGCGAGACGCTAGCCGAATTCGGTAAAACGGTCAGGGGTATCGCGCATATTACGGGCGGCGGTGTCCCGGGAAATCTGAACCGGGTGCTCCCTGAGAACGCCGACGCCGAGATTGATACCGCGAGTTGGAAAGTTCCGCCCGCCGTCGAATTTATCGTAGAGAAGGGCGGCATCGATCGCGACGAATCGTTCCGCGTATTCAATATGGGTATCGGGATGGCGGTCGTCTGCGAAACGGCGAAGGCCGAAGATATCCGGGGCTTCCTGAAGGGGAAAGGTTTCGAGTCCGCTATTATCGGAAAGATTATCCCGGGCGACGGTAAAGTCATTCTAAAATAG
- the dnaB gene encoding replicative DNA helicase, translating to MPSDDLLKRVPPHNLEAEAACLGAMMMNSYAVDTVLQILSDEDFFDIKNQIIFRAISSLRDKSVPVDIVSVSEYLGSKGELEGIGGSAYLSRVVEGVPAATNVSYYGKIVLDKAVLRNLINTCSNIIDNVYEYQTEVERVLDEAESSVFEASSRKVKSDFAQLKDVLADTLKAIDKRKGMGLYTGLPTGFNKFDELTSGLQESDLIVIAARPSMGKTALALNMAVNICRQFPDLGVLFFSLEMSTQELTMRILSTESRLEIGKLRSGRVHQSDWKGILEAAAMLEKCRLLIDDTPAVSVNELRSKARRAIRKYNLKLIVIDHLQIVTAGDPSKPSYNRVQEMSFITRSLKALAKELKIPVLALSQLSRASEKRGDKDKRPILSDLRDSGTIEQDADVIAFLHREEYYNKDTEDKGLAELIISKQRNGPIGMTKLGFKADSVWFYDPEMHRGDQEYQAEAMSKDF from the coding sequence ATGCCGTCCGACGACCTGTTAAAACGAGTCCCGCCGCATAACCTTGAGGCGGAAGCCGCTTGCCTCGGGGCTATGATGATGAACAGCTATGCTGTCGATACGGTTCTGCAAATCCTGTCAGATGAGGATTTTTTCGATATTAAAAACCAGATTATTTTCCGGGCTATCTCTTCCCTGAGGGATAAGAGTGTTCCGGTGGATATAGTCAGCGTATCGGAGTACCTCGGCTCGAAGGGCGAACTGGAGGGTATCGGCGGAAGCGCTTATCTCTCGCGTGTGGTCGAGGGCGTTCCCGCCGCGACCAATGTCTCCTACTACGGGAAAATCGTCCTCGATAAAGCCGTACTCCGCAATCTTATCAACACCTGTTCTAATATCATCGATAACGTATACGAATATCAGACCGAGGTGGAGCGCGTCCTCGACGAGGCGGAAAGCTCCGTGTTCGAGGCGTCGAGCCGTAAGGTAAAATCCGACTTCGCGCAGTTGAAGGACGTGCTGGCGGATACCCTCAAGGCTATCGACAAACGGAAGGGGATGGGCTTATATACCGGACTCCCGACCGGGTTCAATAAATTCGACGAATTGACAAGCGGCCTGCAGGAAAGCGACCTGATCGTGATCGCGGCCAGGCCTTCGATGGGTAAGACCGCGCTCGCGCTGAATATGGCGGTCAATATCTGCCGGCAATTCCCCGATCTGGGCGTGTTGTTTTTCTCACTCGAAATGTCCACTCAGGAACTGACGATGCGTATTCTTTCGACCGAATCCCGTCTCGAGATCGGAAAGCTCCGAAGCGGACGGGTGCATCAGTCCGACTGGAAGGGTATTCTCGAAGCGGCGGCGATGCTCGAAAAATGCCGTCTCCTGATCGACGATACACCCGCTGTCTCGGTGAATGAGCTTCGTTCCAAGGCGCGCCGCGCTATCCGTAAATATAACCTCAAGCTGATTGTGATCGATCACCTCCAGATTGTAACCGCGGGCGATCCGAGCAAACCGTCGTATAACCGTGTACAGGAAATGTCGTTTATTACCCGCAGTCTCAAGGCGCTCGCGAAGGAACTGAAAATCCCAGTGCTCGCGCTTTCGCAGTTGTCCCGCGCGTCGGAAAAACGCGGCGATAAGGATAAACGCCCGATTCTGTCCGATCTGCGCGATTCGGGTACGATCGAGCAGGACGCGGACGTCATCGCATTCCTGCATCGCGAGGAATACTATAATAAAGATACCGAAGATAAGGGGCTTGCCGAATTGATTATTTCCAAGCAGAGGAACGGCCCTATCGGTATGACGAAACTTGGATTCAAAGCCGATTCCGTATGGTTCTATGACCCCGAAATGCATCGCGGCGATCAGGAGTACCAGGCCGAGGCGATGTCGAAGGATTTTTAG